From one Streptomyces mobaraensis genomic stretch:
- a CDS encoding glucose-1-phosphate thymidylyltransferase — protein sequence MKALILVGGVGSRLRPITHTSAKQLIPVANIPVLSYVLNSIKEAGITEVGMVVGATATEIRAAVGDGARFGLNVTYLQQDAPRGLADAVLISRDFLGDDDFVMYLGDNYVVDGIVDFVEDFRRDKAAAQVMLARVDDPRRFGVAELDVDGRVTAVVEKPQDPRSDLAIVGVYAFSPLVHQAVAGIKPSWRDELEITDAVQWLVDQGHRVGSTVIDRYWKDIAGVDDVLEMNRHVLETVEGRVDGEVDEASELVGRVVVEAGAKITGSRIVGPAVIGPDTVVQDSYVGPFTSIDGNCRIAHSEIQYSIVLRGASIEGVARVEDSVIGRETEVNAAPRTSTAHRLVLGDHSRVRVGS from the coding sequence ATGAAGGCGCTCATATTGGTGGGCGGGGTCGGTTCGAGATTGCGGCCGATCACGCACACCTCGGCCAAACAGCTGATTCCGGTGGCCAATATCCCCGTTCTCTCCTATGTGCTGAATTCCATCAAGGAGGCCGGGATAACCGAGGTCGGAATGGTCGTCGGGGCCACCGCCACGGAGATCCGGGCCGCCGTGGGGGACGGCGCGCGGTTCGGGCTGAACGTCACCTACCTCCAGCAGGACGCCCCGCGCGGGCTGGCCGACGCCGTGCTCATCTCCCGTGACTTCCTCGGCGACGACGACTTCGTCATGTACCTCGGCGACAACTACGTCGTGGACGGCATCGTCGACTTCGTCGAGGACTTCCGCCGCGACAAGGCCGCCGCACAGGTCATGCTCGCCCGCGTCGACGACCCCCGCCGGTTCGGCGTGGCCGAACTCGACGTCGACGGCCGGGTGACCGCCGTCGTCGAGAAGCCCCAGGACCCGCGGAGCGACCTGGCGATCGTCGGCGTCTACGCCTTCAGTCCGCTGGTGCACCAGGCCGTGGCCGGCATCAAGCCCTCCTGGCGCGACGAGCTGGAGATCACCGACGCGGTGCAGTGGCTGGTGGACCAGGGGCACCGGGTCGGCTCCACGGTCATCGACCGCTACTGGAAGGACATCGCCGGCGTCGACGACGTCCTGGAGATGAACCGCCACGTGCTGGAGACCGTCGAGGGCCGCGTCGACGGCGAGGTGGACGAGGCCAGCGAGCTCGTCGGCCGCGTCGTGGTGGAGGCCGGGGCGAAGATCACCGGCTCCCGCATCGTCGGACCCGCCGTCATCGGCCCGGACACCGTGGTGCAGGACTCCTACGTCGGCCCCTTCACCTCCATCGACGGCAACTGCCGGATCGCGCACAGCGAGATCCAGTACTCCATCGTCCTGCGCGGCGCCTCCATCGAGGGAGTCGCCCGGGTCGAGGACTCGGTCATCGGCCGCGAGACCGAGGTGAACGCCGCCCCCCGGACGTCGACCGCGCACCGCCTGGTGCTGGGGGACCACAGCCGGGTCCGGGTCGGCTCTTGA
- the rfbB gene encoding dTDP-glucose 4,6-dehydratase, whose protein sequence is MNTGSADERDGGTGAERGRNVLVIGGAGFIGSHYVRELIRDGGPARVTVLDKLTYAGNQANLAPVEGRYTFVHGDICDTRLLAEVVPGHDLVVNFAAESHVDRSIADAAPFIRTNVLGVQALMQVCMEAGTRRIVQVSTDEVYGSIETGSWDEDALIAPNSPYAASKAGGDMVALAYARTHGLPVSVTRCGNNYGPYQFPEKVVPLFTTRLLDGQDIPLYGDGGNVRDWVHVSDHVRGIRLVAERGLPGQVYHIAGTAELTNLELTRHLLGALGADWDRVERVADRKGHDRRYSLSDARLRALGYTPRVPFEQGLADTVRWYAENRDWWEPLNQRARSEAAVPAVAGRSA, encoded by the coding sequence GTGAACACGGGCAGTGCGGACGAGCGGGACGGCGGCACGGGCGCCGAGCGGGGACGGAACGTCCTCGTCATCGGCGGGGCGGGCTTCATCGGCTCCCACTACGTGCGCGAGCTGATCCGGGACGGCGGCCCGGCGCGGGTGACCGTGCTGGACAAGCTGACCTACGCCGGGAACCAGGCGAACCTGGCCCCGGTCGAGGGCCGGTACACCTTCGTCCACGGCGACATCTGCGACACCCGGCTGCTCGCCGAGGTCGTCCCCGGCCACGACCTGGTGGTCAACTTCGCGGCGGAGTCGCACGTCGACCGGTCGATCGCCGACGCGGCCCCCTTCATCCGCACCAACGTGCTGGGCGTCCAGGCCCTGATGCAGGTGTGCATGGAGGCCGGGACGCGCAGGATCGTGCAGGTCTCCACCGACGAGGTGTACGGCAGCATCGAGACCGGCTCCTGGGACGAGGACGCGCTGATCGCGCCCAACTCGCCCTACGCGGCGTCGAAGGCGGGCGGCGACATGGTCGCCCTGGCCTACGCCCGCACCCACGGGCTGCCGGTGAGCGTGACGCGGTGCGGCAACAACTACGGGCCCTACCAGTTCCCGGAGAAGGTCGTCCCGCTGTTCACCACCCGGCTGCTGGACGGGCAGGACATCCCGCTGTACGGCGACGGCGGCAACGTCCGCGACTGGGTGCACGTCTCCGACCACGTGCGCGGCATCCGGCTGGTCGCCGAGCGCGGTCTGCCGGGGCAGGTCTACCACATCGCCGGCACGGCCGAGTTGACCAATCTGGAGCTCACGCGGCACCTGCTGGGCGCGCTCGGCGCCGACTGGGACCGGGTGGAGCGCGTCGCCGACCGCAAGGGCCACGACCGCCGCTACTCGCTCTCCGACGCCCGGCTCCGCGCGCTCGGCTACACGCCGCGGGTCCCCTTCGAGCAGGGCCTCGCCGACACCGTGCGCTGGTACGCCGAGAACCGGGACTGGTGGGAGCCGCTCAACCAGCGCGCGCGGTCCGAGGCCGCGGTGCCGGCCGTCGCCGGCCGGTCCGCTTAA
- a CDS encoding NAD-dependent epimerase/dehydratase family protein, with amino-acid sequence MAHCLVTGGAGFIGSHVAEALLGLGHRVSVLDDLSGGSAERVPDGAELFVGSVTDAELVDKLFAEQRFDRVFHFAAFAAEAISHSVKSLNYGTNVMGSVNLINAALHHGVSFFCFASSVAVYGHGETPMRESSIPVPADSYGNAKLTVERELETTMRTQGLPFTAFRMHNVYGEWQNMRDPYRNAVAIFFNQILRGEPISVYGDGGQVRAFSYVKDIVDVIVRAPETEAAWGRAFNVGSSRTNTVLELAQAVRRAAGTPDHPIAHLPARDEVMVAYTATDEAREVFGDWADTPLADGLARTAAWAASVGPAELSPSFALEIGGEHVPEWARCVADRLSAADR; translated from the coding sequence ATGGCGCACTGTCTGGTGACCGGCGGAGCCGGCTTCATCGGCTCGCACGTGGCGGAGGCCCTGCTCGGCCTCGGGCACCGGGTGTCGGTCCTCGACGACCTCAGCGGCGGCAGCGCCGAGCGCGTACCCGACGGCGCGGAGCTGTTCGTCGGCTCGGTGACCGACGCGGAGCTGGTCGACAAGCTCTTCGCGGAGCAGCGGTTCGACCGCGTCTTCCACTTCGCGGCGTTCGCCGCCGAGGCCATCAGCCACTCGGTGAAGAGCCTCAACTACGGCACCAACGTCATGGGCAGCGTGAACCTCATCAACGCCGCCCTGCACCACGGGGTCTCCTTCTTCTGCTTCGCGTCCTCGGTCGCGGTGTACGGCCACGGCGAGACCCCGATGCGGGAGTCGTCGATCCCGGTCCCGGCCGACAGCTACGGCAACGCCAAGCTCACGGTCGAGCGCGAGCTGGAAACGACCATGCGCACCCAGGGCCTGCCCTTCACGGCGTTCCGTATGCACAACGTGTACGGCGAGTGGCAGAACATGCGCGACCCGTACCGCAACGCGGTCGCCATCTTCTTCAACCAGATCCTGCGCGGGGAGCCGATCTCCGTGTACGGCGACGGCGGCCAGGTCCGGGCGTTCAGCTATGTGAAGGACATCGTGGACGTCATCGTCCGCGCCCCCGAGACCGAGGCGGCCTGGGGCCGGGCCTTCAACGTCGGTTCGTCCCGCACCAACACCGTGCTGGAGCTCGCCCAGGCCGTGCGCCGGGCGGCCGGCACCCCCGACCACCCCATCGCGCACCTGCCCGCCCGGGACGAGGTGATGGTCGCCTACACCGCCACCGACGAGGCCCGCGAGGTCTTCGGCGACTGGGCGGACACCCCGTTGGCGGACGGGCTCGCCCGGACCGCCGCCTGGGCCGCCTCCGTCGGCCCCGCCGAGCTGAGCCCCTCGTTCGCCCTCGAGATCGGCGGGGAGCACGTCCCGGAGTGGGCGCGGTGCGTGGCCGACCGGCTGAGCGCCGCCGACCGCTGA
- a CDS encoding class I SAM-dependent methyltransferase — protein sequence MNDLEIQRRVTELKPWVGDFVYNGVRYATASTRDYLLSQPPQDRADAFFRAFPQAKRVLELGALEGADTLALAGQDGVEILALEGREENLRRAEFVMELHGVSNVELRLADVETMDFAALGHFDATLCAGLLYHVQRPWELLADIGSVSDCLYLSTHYWGSSEGLDVVDGYAFHPVREDHPEPQARGLSVDVRWLDRPSLMRALEQAGFTDVEVLQERVTPEVCNIVAAARKPGVARP from the coding sequence GTGAACGACCTTGAGATCCAGCGTCGGGTGACCGAACTCAAGCCGTGGGTGGGCGACTTCGTCTACAACGGGGTCCGGTACGCCACCGCGTCCACCCGCGACTACCTGCTGAGCCAGCCGCCGCAGGACCGTGCCGACGCCTTCTTCCGCGCGTTCCCGCAGGCCAAGCGCGTCCTGGAGCTCGGCGCGCTGGAAGGCGCGGACACCCTCGCCCTGGCCGGGCAGGACGGCGTCGAGATCCTCGCCCTGGAGGGCCGCGAGGAGAACCTGCGCCGCGCCGAGTTCGTCATGGAGCTGCACGGCGTCTCCAACGTCGAACTGCGCCTCGCCGACGTCGAGACGATGGACTTCGCCGCCCTCGGCCACTTCGACGCCACGCTGTGCGCGGGCCTCCTCTACCACGTGCAGCGCCCCTGGGAGCTGCTCGCGGACATCGGCTCCGTCTCCGACTGCCTCTACCTCTCCACCCACTACTGGGGCAGCTCGGAGGGCCTGGACGTCGTCGACGGCTACGCGTTCCACCCCGTCCGCGAGGACCACCCCGAGCCGCAGGCCCGCGGCCTCAGCGTCGACGTGCGCTGGCTGGACCGGCCGTCGCTGATGCGCGCCCTGGAGCAGGCGGGCTTCACCGACGTCGAGGTCCTCCAGGAGCGGGTCACCCCCGAGGTCTGCAACATCGTCGCGGCCGCCCGCAAGCCCGGCGTCGCCCGCCCGTGA
- a CDS encoding phytanoyl-CoA dioxygenase family protein, giving the protein MTTATHDRAAAIERFLRDGFANAGPVLEPDAIARLKAGAERLIARFTDEGLRSDDYWNFPVEGDERPVLYRVHNLEKQDWAPERDLLHREELAALAAAFVDGPVVPTAYALVLKEPYRAAEVPWHRDRVNVGPRTVCNLSICLDDASPENGCLTAVPGSHLLPDDAVVAEVRAAGPVAHVPVSQGDVVVHDVRLVHGSGPNAGGRWRRTIVIEYADPAAPPAP; this is encoded by the coding sequence ATGACCACGGCGACCCACGACCGCGCCGCGGCGATCGAGCGGTTCCTGCGGGACGGCTTCGCGAACGCGGGCCCGGTCCTCGAACCGGACGCGATCGCCCGCCTCAAGGCGGGAGCCGAGCGGCTCATCGCCCGCTTCACCGACGAGGGCCTGCGCTCCGACGACTACTGGAACTTCCCCGTCGAGGGCGACGAGCGCCCCGTCCTCTACCGCGTGCACAACCTGGAGAAGCAGGACTGGGCCCCGGAGCGGGACCTTCTGCACCGGGAGGAACTGGCCGCGCTCGCCGCCGCGTTCGTCGACGGCCCGGTCGTCCCCACCGCGTACGCGCTCGTCCTCAAGGAGCCGTACCGGGCCGCCGAGGTGCCCTGGCACCGCGACCGCGTCAACGTCGGCCCGCGCACGGTCTGCAACCTGAGCATCTGCCTGGACGACGCGAGCCCGGAGAACGGCTGTCTGACGGCGGTCCCGGGGTCGCACCTGCTCCCCGACGACGCGGTGGTGGCGGAGGTCCGCGCCGCCGGGCCCGTCGCCCACGTCCCGGTGAGCCAGGGCGACGTGGTGGTGCACGACGTGCGGCTCGTCCACGGTTCCGGCCCGAACGCCGGCGGCCGCTGGCGGCGGACCATCGTCATCGAGTACGCCGACCCGGCCGCACCGCCGGCGCCCTGA
- a CDS encoding nucleotide disphospho-sugar-binding domain-containing protein, producing MCMVPLAWALRGAGHEIRVACPPSQVRGVAAAGLMPVPVLDAPDMMESARLAFYVQAMYTPPQSGPRPLPLHPFTGEPMESLNDFDASDLRDFWQKSIDAVQRSYDNAVSFGDHWKPDLVVHDIMAVEGALVAALRGVPSVYVSPGFIGTVETEPGLDLVSADPLSCFEKYGVDWGRDRIRYAVDPSPDSAIPPLGDALRLPMRYVPYNGAQSADPWQLGPVRGKRVCVVWGNSASGIFGSDVPALRHAIDAAVRQGAEVVLTAPPEQVEQLGSLPDGVRVLRNCPLELILPYCDLLIHHGSANCYMNGIVAGIPQLSLALNYDTLVCGRRVDPTGATVTLSGLEATAEKIDEALRGVLFDHRYRLAAEKLRDGVERAPSPAVIAGLLERLVADGGLAAEDVAEAVGKANELRRVA from the coding sequence ATGTGCATGGTGCCCCTGGCCTGGGCGCTGCGCGGCGCGGGGCACGAGATCCGGGTGGCGTGCCCGCCGTCGCAGGTGCGCGGGGTCGCCGCGGCCGGCCTGATGCCGGTCCCGGTGCTCGACGCGCCGGACATGATGGAGAGCGCGCGGCTGGCGTTCTACGTGCAGGCCATGTACACGCCGCCGCAGTCCGGCCCGCGGCCGCTGCCGCTGCACCCGTTCACCGGGGAGCCGATGGAGTCGCTCAACGACTTCGACGCCTCCGACCTGCGGGACTTCTGGCAGAAGTCGATCGACGCGGTGCAGCGCAGCTACGACAACGCGGTGAGCTTCGGCGACCACTGGAAGCCCGACCTGGTGGTGCACGACATCATGGCGGTCGAGGGCGCGCTGGTCGCCGCGCTCCGGGGCGTGCCCAGCGTCTACGTCTCCCCCGGGTTCATCGGGACCGTGGAGACCGAGCCGGGGCTCGACCTCGTCTCGGCGGACCCGCTGTCGTGCTTCGAGAAGTACGGGGTCGACTGGGGCCGCGACCGGATCCGGTACGCGGTGGACCCCTCGCCGGACTCGGCGATCCCGCCGCTCGGCGACGCGCTGCGGCTGCCGATGCGCTACGTGCCCTACAACGGCGCGCAGAGCGCCGACCCTTGGCAGCTCGGGCCGGTGCGCGGCAAGCGCGTCTGCGTGGTCTGGGGCAACTCGGCGTCGGGCATCTTCGGCTCCGACGTCCCGGCGCTGCGGCACGCCATCGACGCGGCGGTGCGGCAGGGCGCGGAGGTCGTGCTCACGGCGCCGCCGGAGCAGGTGGAGCAGCTCGGTTCGCTGCCCGACGGCGTCCGGGTGCTGCGCAACTGCCCGCTGGAGCTGATCCTTCCGTACTGCGACCTGCTGATCCACCACGGCAGCGCCAACTGCTACATGAACGGCATCGTGGCGGGGATCCCCCAGCTCTCCCTCGCCCTCAACTACGACACGCTGGTCTGCGGCCGGCGCGTCGACCCCACCGGCGCGACGGTGACCCTCTCCGGCCTGGAGGCCACCGCCGAGAAGATCGACGAGGCGCTGCGCGGCGTGCTGTTCGACCACCGCTACCGCCTGGCGGCGGAGAAGCTGCGGGACGGCGTCGAGCGGGCGCCCTCGCCCGCCGTGATCGCCGGACTGCTGGAACGCCTGGTGGCCGACGGCGGACTGGCGGCGGAGGACGTCGCCGAGGCCGTGGGGAAAGCCAACGAGCTGCGGAGGGTCGCGTGA
- a CDS encoding SDR family NAD(P)-dependent oxidoreductase: protein MTIGLEKGQRAVVTGGAGFIGSHLCERLVERGLSVTAVDNLSTGRAANVEALAGEERFTLLVADVTEPFHVEGPVHHVVHLASPASPLDYLALPLETLRVGSAGTENALRLALEHGARFVVASTSEVYGDPVEHPQPETYWGNVNPIGLRSVYDEAKRFTEALTAAYARTLGADTGIARLFNSYGPRMRREDGRVVPTFIDQALAGEPLTINGSGEQTRSLCYVEDTVRGLLALMESSFPGPVNIGATVEMTVREIAEAIAAHAGVELRTEYRPPTEDEPGRRRPDIETARTKLGWQPEVPLAEGIKRTLDWWQTAYPRDTARDGVNGSSDIRSEAA from the coding sequence GTGACGATCGGACTCGAGAAGGGCCAGCGGGCCGTGGTCACCGGGGGTGCCGGCTTCATCGGCTCCCACCTGTGCGAACGGCTCGTCGAGCGGGGCTTGTCGGTGACCGCCGTGGACAACCTGTCGACCGGCAGGGCCGCCAACGTCGAGGCGCTGGCCGGCGAGGAGCGGTTCACCCTGCTGGTGGCCGACGTGACCGAGCCGTTCCACGTCGAGGGACCGGTCCACCACGTCGTCCACCTGGCGTCGCCGGCGTCCCCCCTGGACTACCTGGCGCTGCCGCTGGAAACGCTGCGCGTCGGCTCGGCCGGCACCGAGAACGCGCTGCGGCTGGCGCTGGAGCACGGCGCCCGCTTCGTGGTCGCCTCCACCTCGGAGGTCTACGGCGACCCCGTCGAGCACCCGCAGCCCGAGACCTACTGGGGCAACGTCAACCCAATCGGCCTGCGGTCGGTCTACGACGAGGCCAAGCGGTTCACCGAGGCGCTGACCGCCGCCTACGCCCGCACGCTGGGCGCGGACACCGGCATCGCCCGGCTGTTCAACTCCTACGGTCCGCGGATGCGGCGCGAGGACGGGCGGGTGGTGCCGACCTTCATCGACCAGGCGCTCGCCGGCGAGCCGCTCACCATCAACGGCAGCGGCGAGCAGACCCGTTCGCTGTGCTACGTCGAGGACACCGTGCGGGGGCTGCTGGCCCTCATGGAGTCGTCCTTCCCGGGCCCGGTCAACATCGGCGCGACCGTGGAGATGACCGTCCGCGAGATCGCGGAGGCGATCGCCGCGCACGCCGGGGTGGAGCTGCGGACCGAGTACCGCCCGCCCACGGAGGACGAGCCGGGCCGGCGCCGCCCCGACATCGAGACCGCCAGGACGAAGCTGGGCTGGCAGCCCGAAGTGCCGCTCGCCGAGGGCATCAAGCGCACCCTCGACTGGTGGCAGACCGCCTACCCGCGGGACACCGCCCGCGACGGCGTGAATGGTTCGAGCGACATCAGGAGTGAGGCGGCATGA
- a CDS encoding class I SAM-dependent methyltransferase has protein sequence MTSETPAGKGVRMPRSVEDLNVVWEWDDAEGMQVRLAGYQPRDEYLRDRAERIGQLSEALALHQGVDLFEIGSGEGVMARELAPRVNSLLCADVSQSFLDKTRATCAGVPNVEYHHIRNDYLAGLPDASFDAGFALNVFIHLNAFEVFLYLREIRRVLRPGGRFLFNYLDFGDVTRPQFHEYVASYPGAHPVAVKGFMSWLGSDVVGKLAAEAGLTPVPGSLVDQGGVCFLTLRRDEEEGASA, from the coding sequence ATGACAAGCGAGACACCGGCCGGCAAGGGCGTGCGCATGCCGCGGAGCGTCGAGGACCTCAACGTCGTCTGGGAGTGGGACGACGCCGAGGGGATGCAGGTGCGGCTCGCCGGCTATCAGCCGCGCGACGAGTACCTGCGCGACCGCGCCGAGCGGATCGGGCAGCTCTCGGAGGCGCTCGCCCTGCACCAGGGCGTCGACCTGTTCGAGATCGGCAGCGGCGAGGGCGTCATGGCCCGCGAGCTGGCCCCCCGGGTCAACAGCCTGCTGTGCGCGGACGTCAGCCAGTCGTTCCTGGACAAGACCCGCGCCACCTGCGCGGGCGTCCCGAACGTCGAGTACCACCACATCCGGAACGACTATCTGGCCGGGCTGCCGGACGCCTCGTTCGACGCCGGGTTCGCGCTCAACGTGTTCATCCACCTGAACGCCTTCGAGGTCTTCCTCTACCTGCGCGAGATCCGCCGCGTGCTGCGCCCCGGCGGCCGGTTCCTCTTCAACTACCTGGACTTCGGCGACGTCACCAGGCCGCAGTTCCACGAGTACGTGGCGAGCTACCCGGGCGCCCACCCGGTCGCCGTGAAGGGGTTCATGTCCTGGCTCGGCAGCGACGTCGTCGGCAAGCTCGCGGCGGAGGCCGGGCTGACGCCCGTCCCCGGGTCGCTGGTGGACCAGGGCGGCGTCTGCTTCCTCACCCTGCGCCGGGACGAGGAAGAAGGGGCGTCCGCGTGA
- a CDS encoding FkbM family methyltransferase, whose translation MAEPIPVDRLNEWYDELTVEIIGRVCAPDSGCLDIGAGGGEILSHMRRAAPRGRHFAVEPLPHYAEGLRRDFPGVTVWQAAAAATEGRDSFVHVVSNPGYSGLRRRPYDRADETLVEIAVDTVRLDDVVPADARVDLVKVDVEGGEVGALRGAAELLRRESPVVVFEHGGDHAMRDYGTTSDDLWALLVDDLGYTIHTLAGWLAAEPGLDRAAFAEELRTQWYFVAARGPVSARTPEE comes from the coding sequence GTGGCTGAGCCGATACCCGTCGACCGGCTCAACGAGTGGTACGACGAGCTCACCGTCGAGATCATCGGGCGGGTCTGCGCCCCCGACTCCGGCTGCCTGGACATCGGCGCCGGCGGCGGCGAGATCCTCTCGCACATGCGCCGGGCCGCCCCCCGGGGCCGGCACTTCGCCGTCGAGCCGCTGCCGCACTACGCGGAGGGGCTGCGCCGGGACTTCCCCGGGGTCACGGTGTGGCAGGCCGCCGCGGCCGCCACCGAGGGCCGGGACAGCTTCGTCCACGTCGTCTCCAACCCCGGCTACAGCGGCCTGCGCCGCCGGCCGTACGACCGCGCCGACGAGACGCTGGTGGAGATCGCGGTGGACACCGTCCGCCTCGACGACGTCGTCCCGGCGGACGCCCGCGTCGATCTGGTGAAGGTGGACGTGGAGGGCGGCGAGGTGGGCGCCCTGCGCGGCGCGGCCGAGCTGCTGCGCCGGGAGTCCCCCGTCGTCGTCTTCGAGCACGGCGGCGACCACGCGATGCGCGACTACGGCACCACCAGCGACGACCTGTGGGCGCTGCTGGTCGACGACCTCGGCTACACGATCCACACCCTGGCGGGCTGGCTGGCCGCGGAGCCCGGCCTCGACCGGGCCGCCTTCGCCGAGGAGCTGCGCACGCAGTGGTACTTCGTCGCCGCCCGCGGGCCCGTGTCCGCCCGTACCCCCGAGGAGTAG
- a CDS encoding phytanoyl-CoA dioxygenase family protein, which yields MTDTTPAVPECHIRETGLLPEHITAFRREGVLAVRGLLTPAELAAAREAAAGLIDDAWRTRSPHDTIWTLEPEDPDAAPVRIEYVMDKSPVLARLAGHPLLLGAMESLVGPNFIPTWDSMVFKTPAGAPRLAWHRDGQMYRDAVAVTGGGRVIDVGVYLDPAPEDNCVWAIPQSNYWDDERITETADRMNATEWDTTGAVPAVMEPGDALFHNILTLHGAPAVVGKQRRVVYYEYRPAEVERQLGPHTPEYVGLKQQVLRSCLEQRAAAEEHRGEEPFAYRPAESYRLWDESPAISGLRFPHEEYWRW from the coding sequence GTGACCGACACCACCCCAGCGGTCCCCGAATGCCACATCCGGGAGACCGGTCTGCTCCCCGAGCACATCACCGCCTTCCGGCGCGAGGGCGTGCTGGCCGTGCGCGGCCTGCTGACCCCCGCCGAGCTGGCGGCGGCGCGGGAGGCGGCGGCCGGCCTGATCGACGACGCCTGGCGCACCCGGTCCCCGCACGACACCATCTGGACGCTGGAGCCCGAGGACCCCGACGCGGCCCCGGTCCGCATCGAGTACGTCATGGACAAGTCCCCGGTGCTGGCGCGGCTGGCGGGCCATCCGCTGCTGCTGGGCGCCATGGAGTCCCTGGTCGGCCCCAACTTCATCCCCACCTGGGACAGCATGGTGTTCAAGACGCCGGCCGGCGCGCCCCGGCTGGCCTGGCACCGCGACGGCCAGATGTACCGCGACGCCGTCGCCGTCACCGGCGGCGGCCGCGTCATCGACGTGGGCGTCTACCTGGACCCCGCGCCCGAGGACAACTGCGTCTGGGCCATCCCGCAGTCCAACTACTGGGACGACGAGCGGATCACCGAGACCGCCGACCGGATGAACGCCACCGAGTGGGACACCACCGGGGCCGTCCCCGCCGTGATGGAGCCGGGCGACGCCCTGTTCCACAACATCCTCACGCTGCACGGCGCCCCCGCGGTGGTCGGCAAGCAGCGCCGGGTCGTCTACTACGAGTACCGGCCCGCCGAGGTGGAGCGCCAACTCGGCCCGCACACACCCGAGTACGTGGGGCTCAAGCAGCAGGTGCTGCGCTCCTGCCTGGAGCAGCGGGCCGCGGCCGAGGAGCACCGGGGCGAGGAGCCCTTCGCGTACCGCCCGGCGGAGTCGTACCGGCTGTGGGACGAGTCCCCGGCCATCTCCGGCCTGCGCTTCCCGCACGAGGAGTACTGGCGGTGGTGA
- a CDS encoding class I SAM-dependent methyltransferase, translating to MVNLLNRLPLLGALTGAPARPRREPTHDEVVAERYRERTDPRPGDWAYAHLLDLRDALAEELRGASGRWLDFGAGTSPYRGLLPGARLETAEMRGGEDLTADHELDADGMSSLPDGSFDGILSTQVLEHVTDPDTHLREALRLLRPGGKLVLSTHGVWEEHGGQDLWRWTADGLAAQAERSGFTVDRAVKLTCGPRGLLLLLRHHGRQHGWPAGGPVGLLLRTLTLADRLRPRLVDDYLDRVFGGLGRVEGPAEPFYLDILLTATKPSAPETPERDAK from the coding sequence GTGGTGAACCTGCTGAACCGGCTGCCGCTGCTGGGGGCCCTGACCGGGGCTCCGGCCCGCCCGCGCCGCGAACCCACCCACGACGAGGTCGTCGCCGAGCGCTACCGCGAGCGGACCGACCCGCGCCCCGGCGACTGGGCCTACGCCCACCTCCTCGACCTCCGCGACGCGCTGGCCGAGGAGCTCCGCGGGGCGTCGGGCCGCTGGCTCGACTTCGGCGCGGGCACCTCGCCCTACCGCGGCCTGCTCCCGGGCGCCCGGCTGGAGACCGCCGAGATGCGCGGCGGCGAGGACCTGACCGCCGACCACGAACTCGACGCGGACGGCATGAGTTCCCTGCCGGACGGCTCGTTCGACGGGATCCTCTCCACCCAGGTCCTGGAGCACGTGACGGACCCGGACACCCACCTGCGGGAGGCCCTCCGGCTGCTCCGGCCGGGCGGGAAGCTGGTGCTCTCCACGCATGGCGTGTGGGAGGAGCACGGCGGCCAGGACCTGTGGCGCTGGACGGCGGACGGGCTCGCGGCCCAGGCCGAGCGGTCCGGGTTCACCGTGGACCGCGCGGTCAAGCTCACCTGCGGCCCCCGCGGCCTGCTGCTCCTGCTGCGCCACCACGGCCGGCAGCACGGCTGGCCGGCCGGCGGGCCGGTGGGGCTGCTGCTGCGGACCCTGACGCTGGCCGACCGGCTGCGCCCGCGCCTCGTCGACGACTACCTCGACCGCGTCTTCGGCGGCCTGGGCCGTGTCGAGGGCCCGGCCGAGCCCTTCTACCTGGACATCCTGCTGACCGCCACCAAGCCGAGCGCACCGGAGACGCCGGAGAGGGACGCGAAATGA